Within Corynebacterium timonense, the genomic segment GAACTCGAGGTGCTCCAGCTCGTGGCGGGCGGGGCGTCGAACCGCGAGATCGGCCGCGAGCTCATGCTCTCGGAGGCGACGGTGAAGTCCCACCTCGTCCACATCTACGACAAGCTGGGGGTGCGCTCCCGCACCTCCGCCGTGGCCTCGGCGCGGGAGCAGGGCGTGCTTTAGTCGCTGAGCTTCTCCTGCACTTCGCGGGAGACGGCGTCGACTTCCTTGCCGATGGAGTCGTGCGCCAAACGCTGCTGCTCCGCGTTAAGGTGCTCGGCGTTGCGCACCGCCTGGGCGAGCTCGTCGAGGCGCACGTCGAGGTCCTTGAGGTAGCTGGAGCTCAGGTCGTCGCTCGCCGTGGCCTGCTCGCGGATCGCCTCCACGCGGGCCTTCAGCTCCGCGCCGCGGCCGGAGAACCGCGCCAGGTCTTGGGTGCTCAGGCCCAGCGAGTGAGCCCGGTTGCTGATGCTGCGCTGCTGCGCCGCGGTGATCGCGCGGTAGACAAGGGGGATGAGCACGGGGATAAGAACGCGCGCCGCGCCGACCCAGTTCTTGGCCTTTTTCTTGGTGATGCCGGACTGCTCAATGCGCTTCAGGTGTGCCTCCGCGAGCTGCTTTTCGTGCTTGCGCTTGCGCTTGAGCCCCTTCTTCTCCTCCTTCAACAGGCGCTTTTCCGCCTTGTCCAGCAGCTCGGCCGTGCGGCGATCGTTCTTCGCCTCTTCCTTGGCGGCCTGGCGGGCGCGTGCCTGGGCGGCCTTGATCTCCGCCTTCGTCGCGGCGCGTGACTTGCGAATCGTCTCGATGATTCCCATGGTCGTCTCCTAAAAAGTTCACGTCTATGCTTGTGCAGCCCCACCTTACCTGTGCGGAGGCGATAGGCTTGGCAGAGTTGTGAGCACCCCGGCTGATTTCCCCCTCGCTGTTCGCGCGTCCGACCTCGTCGGCTGCCGCTACCGGCTGCGCCAGCGCCTCGCCCACCCGGACGTTCCCCAGCCCCCCGAGGCGCTGGCGCGGCAGCCGCAGGTCGACGCCGCGCGCGCGGCCGTCCTCGACGCCCTGCCGGTGAAGCGCGCACTCGGCGACGGCAGCGCCCGCCGCTTCCGGCGCGTGGACCTCGACCCGGCCTTCCCAGAGGCCTCCGTCGAGGAGACCCGCGCGGCGCTGCGCGCAGGCGCCGACCTTGTGACCAACGCGGTGCTGACCGGCGAGGTCGCGGGCGTTCAGCTCGTCGCGGAGGCGGACATCCTCGCCCGCACCCCGGAGGGTTACATGCCGGTGATGATCTCCAACCACCGCGTCGCCCGCCCGGCCGACGTGCCGCCGGGCTCCGGCCTTCCCTTCATCCCGACGGGCCGGCTCAGCCTGGGCACGCCGGTGGAGGCGGCGGCGCGCCCGCGCCACCACACCGTCGACGGGTATCGGCTGGCGCTCGCCCACCTGCTGCTGGGGCCGCGCTCCGCGGGTACGGCCGCCGTGATCGGCCAGGACCGCTCGCGCGCCTACCTCGCCGACCCGAGCCGCTACGTCGCCCCGCTGCTCAGCGCCCTCGACGCGCCCACCCCCACCGAGCCGCGCCGCCTGAAGCAGTGCGCGTCCTGCCGCTTCTGGCCGCTGTGCGAGCCGCGGCTGCGCGAGCTCGACGACATTTCCCTGCTCCTGCCGGGCGGGCGGGCGGACGCGTACCGCGCGCGCGGCATCGACACGGTGCAGGCGCTTATCGACGCCAACCTTGGCGAACCCTCCCGCCTCGCCGCGGCCTGGCGAGAGGGCGTGCCGGTGCTCAGGCGCCGTGGTGCCCCGCCGGTGCCGCGCGCCGACGTCGAGGTGGACGTGGACATGGAGGCCTACCTCGACCAGGGCGCGTACCTGTGGGGCGCCTTCGACGGCGAGGCCTACCACCCCTTCGCCGTGTGGGAGGACGTCGGCGGCGCCGCCGAGGAGGCGAACTTCACGGCGTTTTGGTCGTGGCTGATGGGCGTGCGCGACGCGGCGCGCGCCCAGGGCAAGAGCTTCCGCGCCTACTGCTACGCGGCGGGCGGGGAGAACCATTGGCTGCGTGTATCGGCGCGTCGATTCGCGTCGGTGCCGAGCGACGAGGTGCACAGCTTCATCGCCTCGGAGGAGTGGGTCGACGTCTTCGCCTACGCCAAGCGCCACCTCGTGGGCACCGACGGCCTGGGGCTGAAGGTGCTCGGCCCCGTCGCGGGCTTCGAATGGGAGGACGACGACGTCGACGGGGAACGCTCCGTCGCCCTGCGGTTGGCGGCGCGCCGCGGCGACGAGAGGGCACGGGCGATGCTGCTGCGCTACAACGAGGACGACTGCCGCGGCACCCGCGCGGTGCGCGACTTCCTCACCGCGGGCGCGCCGGGCGTGCCGGAGCTTTAGCTGCGCTTGTCGGCGGCCGCCAGCGCGGCGGCGACGGCCACGAGGAGGGCAAGCAGCCCGCCGAGCAGTGCGGTGAACCCGGCCCAGGGCAGCGCCTCGAAGGCGGCGCCGGTGGCGGCGCCGACGATGGAGGAGCCCATGTAGTAGCAGAAGACGTAGAGCGAGGATGCCTCCGCGCGGTCGCGCTCCGGGATGCGCCCCACCCACCCGGAGGCGGTGGAGTGCATGGCGAAGAAGCTCGCGGTGAACACGAGCAGCCCGGCCAGAGCCACCCCCAGGGTCGCGCTGGCGGTGACGAGGACGCCCGCGAGCATGAGCGCGGCGCCGGCGAGCACGACGCGCCCGCGCCCGAAGCGGCCGACGTAGACGCCCGCGCGCGCGGAGGACCACGTGCCGGACAGGTACATGACAAACACCAGCCCGGCGAGCGCAGGCGGCAGGCCGAAATGGCCGATGGCGCGGTAGCCGAAGTAGTTGTACAAGGAGACGAACACGCCCATGCCGATGAAGGCGGTGGCGTACAGCCCGAGGAGGCGCGGGTTGGCCAGGTGCGCGGCGATGGACCGCAGCTCGGCGCCGGGGCGGATGCTCTCCTTGGGCACGAAGCGGCGCTGCCGGGGCAGGAGCGCGCTCGCGGCGAGCGCGAGCGCCAGCGCCACGACGGAGTTGGCCATGAGCGCCCAGCGCCACGAGGCGACCTCGAGGGCGACGGCGGGGATGAGACGCCCGCTGAGCCCGCCGATGGTGTTTCCGGCGATGTAGAGGCCCATCGCGCCGGCGAGGTCGCGCTCGTCGAGCTCCTCGGCGAGCCAGGCCATGGCGGTGGCGGGGGTGCCGGCGATCATGGCGCCCTGGAGGGCGCGCAGCGCGATGAGCTGCCCGGCACTCTGGGCGAGGGGGAGCGCCACGCCGAGGGCGGTGGCGGCGAGCGAGGAGAGGATGATGATCCGCCCGCGTCCGTACTTCTCTGAGAGGATGGAAAAGGGCACTACGAACAGGGCGAGCGCCCCGGTGGTGGCGGAGACGGTGAGCGCCGCCGTGGACGGAGCGACGTCGAGCTCGGCGGACAGGGTGGGCAGGAGCGCTTGGGTGGCGTACATGGAGTTGAACACGGCCAAGCCCACGGCGAGCATCGCCAGCTGGGCGCGGCGAAACGGCGCGCTGCCCTGGCGCAGTCCCGGTGTGGCCATTGCGTACCCCTTACACCCCGTGTGGTCTCCCGCGTACAGACGCGAAAAGGCGAGGCCCCCGTTGCCGGAAGGCCCCGCCTGGCGTGGCGCTGTGCCGTGCTGTGCTTACTTGGAAGCGGCCGCGAGGCGCTCGTTGACGTCGTCCCAGTTGACGACGTTCCAGAATGCCTTGGCGTAGTCCGCCTTCACATTCTTGTACTGCAGGTAGTACGCGTGCTCCCACATGTCCAGCATGAGCAGCGGGGTGAAATCAACGGAGATGTTGCCCTGCTGGTCGGTCATCTGCTGGATGATGAGGCGGTCCGCGATGTGGTCGTAGCCCAGAACGGCCCAGCCGGAGCCTTGCAGGGAGGTGGCCACGCCCTCGAACTGCGCCTGGAACTTCTCAAAGGAGCCGAAGTCGCGGTCGATGGCGGAGGCGATCTCGCCGGTCGGGGCGCCGCCGGCTTTCGGGGCCATGTTCTTCCAGAAGATGGAGTGGTTGGTGT encodes:
- a CDS encoding TM0106 family RecB-like putative nuclease, whose amino-acid sequence is MSTPADFPLAVRASDLVGCRYRLRQRLAHPDVPQPPEALARQPQVDAARAAVLDALPVKRALGDGSARRFRRVDLDPAFPEASVEETRAALRAGADLVTNAVLTGEVAGVQLVAEADILARTPEGYMPVMISNHRVARPADVPPGSGLPFIPTGRLSLGTPVEAAARPRHHTVDGYRLALAHLLLGPRSAGTAAVIGQDRSRAYLADPSRYVAPLLSALDAPTPTEPRRLKQCASCRFWPLCEPRLRELDDISLLLPGGRADAYRARGIDTVQALIDANLGEPSRLAAAWREGVPVLRRRGAPPVPRADVEVDVDMEAYLDQGAYLWGAFDGEAYHPFAVWEDVGGAAEEANFTAFWSWLMGVRDAARAQGKSFRAYCYAAGGENHWLRVSARRFASVPSDEVHSFIASEEWVDVFAYAKRHLVGTDGLGLKVLGPVAGFEWEDDDVDGERSVALRLAARRGDERARAMLLRYNEDDCRGTRAVRDFLTAGAPGVPEL
- a CDS encoding superoxide dismutase; this encodes MAVYTLPDLPYAYDALEPHISAEIMELHHDKHHATYVKGANAALEALEEERNGEANPDKLRALSKNLAFNLGGHTNHSIFWKNMAPKAGGAPTGEIASAIDRDFGSFEKFQAQFEGVATSLQGSGWAVLGYDHIADRLIIQQMTDQQGNISVDFTPLLMLDMWEHAYYLQYKNVKADYAKAFWNVVNWDDVNERLAAASK
- a CDS encoding MFS transporter; the protein is MATPGLRQGSAPFRRAQLAMLAVGLAVFNSMYATQALLPTLSAELDVAPSTAALTVSATTGALALFVVPFSILSEKYGRGRIIILSSLAATALGVALPLAQSAGQLIALRALQGAMIAGTPATAMAWLAEELDERDLAGAMGLYIAGNTIGGLSGRLIPAVALEVASWRWALMANSVVALALALAASALLPRQRRFVPKESIRPGAELRSIAAHLANPRLLGLYATAFIGMGVFVSLYNYFGYRAIGHFGLPPALAGLVFVMYLSGTWSSARAGVYVGRFGRGRVVLAGAALMLAGVLVTASATLGVALAGLLVFTASFFAMHSTASGWVGRIPERDRAEASSLYVFCYYMGSSIVGAATGAAFEALPWAGFTALLGGLLALLVAVAAALAAADKRS
- a CDS encoding DUF6474 family protein, coding for MGIIETIRKSRAATKAEIKAAQARARQAAKEEAKNDRRTAELLDKAEKRLLKEEKKGLKRKRKHEKQLAEAHLKRIEQSGITKKKAKNWVGAARVLIPVLIPLVYRAITAAQQRSISNRAHSLGLSTQDLARFSGRGAELKARVEAIREQATASDDLSSSYLKDLDVRLDELAQAVRNAEHLNAEQQRLAHDSIGKEVDAVSREVQEKLSD